A section of the Chelmon rostratus isolate fCheRos1 chromosome 16, fCheRos1.pri, whole genome shotgun sequence genome encodes:
- the tcf19l gene encoding transcription factor 19 yields MLSGVQPCFQLLRIGLSAGDSARDLYTFRPALSHSVFRLGRAAELCDVTLDSTSVSRIHAELRAEKEVSGGDAAPQEEGWRVHIKDRSSHGTWVNEVRLQPGIQWELSDGDTLTFGGQTAPGSPEFYFLFQKVKVRPLDFDAITIPKAGTFSSDLQNRIRTNLDRKVAANLDLSKLSMHRATVILNSIGSLSKMKGSAWTFKRSHSHEGTASDPGSSSSPPLAMGFSSVLPPSTPPSFSSAASVPSTKSLQSTSRSRRKSAHTVLLEDDSSDEPRRRGAPAGVVEDEQRARGKKRRRLYKSESEGFSSPPPLPLQPKSHSDVRRPLEAKPFPVGIRTIGSFHGAMTNSRLNNNHHHLLQASFTNAAVHKQEVQTVHRVQTVMHGNIAAFRQQKPAHSSPAAQRGRRRAHSSPVFSPLVVGGENYSLASPSVRIRTEDRSRMQFNRFHHPTIKRRGRPRKHPLPPRPSLPSPSSSSSSSTSSASSSSGSSSSSSDEDDDEDEEDEEVAAGAVEPCAAPRCRLPQQDTVQWIQCDVCDAWYHIDCLHVDRKKLLKDPNADFHCGCR; encoded by the exons ATGCTGTCCGGGGTGCAGCCATGCTTCCAGTTACTTCGGATCGGTTTGTCGGCTGGCGACTCAGCGCGGGACCTGTACACCTTCAGGCCGGCGCTGAGCCACTCGGTGTTCCGCCTGGGCCGGGCGGCGGAGCTCTGCGACGTCACTCTGGACTCCACGTCGGTGTCCCGGATCCACGCCGAGCTGCGCGCGGAGAAGGAGGTGAGCGGAGGTGACGCGGCGCCgcaggaggagggctggagggTCCACATCAAGGACAGGAGCAGTCACG GCACCTGGGTCAATGAGGTTCGCCTCCAGCCTGGCATCCAGTGGGAGCTCTCAGACGGCGACACGCTGACCTTCGGTGGCCAGACGGCTCCAGGGAGCCCCGAGTTCTACTTCCTCTTCCAGAAGGTCAAAGTCCGCCCGCTCGACTTTGATGCTATCACAATTCCAAAG GCGGGCACCTTCTCCTCAGACTTACAGAACCGGATCAGAACCAATCTAGACCGCAAGGTGGCCGCCAACCTGGACCTGTCCAAGCTGTCCATGCACCGGGCCACCGTCATCCTCAACTCCATCGGCAGCCTGAGCAAGATGAAGGGCAGCGCCTGGACCTTCAAGAGGAGCCACAGCCACGAGGGAACCGCCTCGGACCccggctcctcctcctcacctcctctggCCATGGGCTTCTCCTCTGTGCTCCCGCCCTCCACACCCCCATCATTCTCCTCTGCCGCTTCGGTGCCCTCGACGAAGTCCCTCCAGTCGACCtccaggagcaggaggaagtcTGCTCACACGGTGCTCCTCGAGGACGACAGCTCGGACGAGCCCCGACGTCGAGGAG ctccagcaggagTTGTGGAGGATGAACAGAGAGCGAGGGGGAAGAAGAGGCGGCGGCTCTACAAGTCCGAGTCGGAGGGtttcagctctcctcctccgctgccGCTGCAGCCCAAGAGCCACAGTGATGTCCGGCGGCCGCTGGAGGCCAAGCCCTTCCCCGTCGGCATCAGGACCATCGGCAGTTTCCATGGCGCCATGACGAATAGCAGActcaacaacaaccaccaccacctcctccaggcGTCATTCACCAACGCTGCTGTTCACAAGCAGGAAGTGCAGACAGTGCACCGGGTCCAGACGGTGATGCACGGCAACATCGCCGCATTCCGCCAACAGAAGCCTGCACACAGTTCTCCAGCGGCGCAGAGAGGCAGGCGGAGGGCTCACAGCTCTCCGGTTTTCTCCCCTCTGGTGGTCGGAGGGGAGAACTACAGCCTGGCCTCGCCTTCTGTGAGGATCCGCACGGAGGACCGAAGCAGGATGCAGTTCAACAGATTTCACCATCCAACAAT CAAGCGCCGAGGCCGCCCCAGGAAgcaccctctccctccccgGCCTTCCCTGCCCTCTccgtcctcctcgtcctcctcttccacctcctcggcctcctcctcctccggctcctcctcgtcctcctccgaCGAGGACGACGACGAGGacgaggaagacgaggaggtgGCCGCCGGGGCGGTGGAGCCGTGCGCGGCGCCGCGCTGCCGCTTGCCCCAGCAGGACACGGTGCAGTGGATCCAGTGCGACGTGTGCGACGCCTGGTACCACATAGACTGTCTGCACGTGGACCGCAAGAAGCTCCTGAAGGACCCCAACGCAGACTTCCACTGCGGGTGTCGCTGA